The stretch of DNA GCCGCGTCCGCAGAACCGCCGGTCGCGGTAGTCGCCATGATGTCCCTCTTCCGTGTTCCGGGCCGCGTGCGGCGGCCGAGTGACGGTCACGGTAGAAGTTCGAGCGCACTGGAGGTCAAACCCCGGGGCCGAAGCGCGGGGGCGACTCGCCGGTCGGACCGCTTCCGGTAGCAGGGGCCGGCAGCCTCCGAAGATCCGGCGGAGGCGGTCATTCCTGCGGGTAGTGCAAGACCCGGGCCCGGTGGCCCGCTGCCTTGGCGAGCTTGGCGTCGTCGGTGAGGAGCGGAAGTTCCAGCGCCTCGGCGAGTGCGATGTACACCGCGTCATAGGCGGTGAGGTTGTTGCGCAGCTCCTGTACACGCGACTGCAGCGGCCGCATCGGATGGCGTGTGACGTGCAGCCCCTGGTAGCGGTCGAGCATCGTGCGGGCCCGCTGCTCGGTGATCCGCACATCGGGCTTGCTCGTGATGGACAGCCCGCGGATCACGCTGGAGACCTCCGCGTCGAGCAGCGCGGGTGCGTGCACCCGGCGCTTGAGGCGCCGGCGCAGCAGGTCGTCTTCCCGGCGTGCGGCCAGCAGCCTGATGACGATCGAGCAGTCGACGACGTAGCTCACCGGTGGCCGTCCGCCCTGAACTCTCGTAGATCCTCTGCCGTGTAGTTGATCGGCTCGTCTTCGGCCAGACGCGCCATGACCTCGTCGAGCTCCGGAAGGGAGGCCTCTTCCACGATCAGCTCGCGAAGGTAGGCGGTCAGGGACTGCCCCTTGCGCGCCGCTCTGGCCTTGAGGGTCTCGACCGCCTCGGCGGGGACGTCCCGCACCTGAACAACCGTCGTCTCAGCCATGCGGCCAACTTAGCATGCATGATGCATGCGCGAATGCGGGTGGAGCCTCCTCCCGTAGAAGAACCGACTGGCCCCGGGCTCGCGGCCGCCCGTGACGTCGGGCCGGGCCTCAGCCGGTGAGCGATCACCGGGGTTTGATGCCAGCGACAGGAGACGGTGACCGTCGGCCCCATCCTCGGGTGAGGGACGGTCCAGAGGCCGGGGGAGCATATGTCGGTGCTCGCGTGCGCCGGGTGCGGTGCCGTGCTGAGCGCTCCCGTCTCGCGGGTCGCGCTGCCCCTGCACGCCGGCCGGCGAGGGGGAGCGGACGGCGGTGCTCGCCGGTTCCGGCCTGCCCGCCCTTTCCGCGAGCGTGCGGAGGCGTCCACCGCCGTACGGGCCGGACCGGACCCGGCCAGCGGGCGGACCCGCGGGCGCCCGGGGGTAGGACCACGGCGCGGCGCCCGACGCGCCGGAGCCTCTGCCCCGGCTTCTCCGGCTGGAAGGACACCCTGAACATGCGGTTGCGGTACCTGCTTCTCTGCCTGGCACTGGTCCCGGTCGCGGGCTGCGGCGCCCAGGGGACGACGGTCTCGTCCGACTCGTCCGACTCG from Nocardiopsis composta encodes:
- a CDS encoding FitA-like ribbon-helix-helix domain-containing protein → MAETTVVQVRDVPAEAVETLKARAARKGQSLTAYLRELIVEEASLPELDEVMARLAEDEPINYTAEDLREFRADGHR
- a CDS encoding type II toxin-antitoxin system VapC family toxin; this translates as MSYVVDCSIVIRLLAARREDDLLRRRLKRRVHAPALLDAEVSSVIRGLSITSKPDVRITEQRARTMLDRYQGLHVTRHPMRPLQSRVQELRNNLTAYDAVYIALAEALELPLLTDDAKLAKAAGHRARVLHYPQE